From one Lotus japonicus ecotype B-129 chromosome 3, LjGifu_v1.2 genomic stretch:
- the LOC130745246 gene encoding uncharacterized protein LOC130745246 yields MAEATRFQSSIREDEERIMAAMDPCIARHMRELELRFEAQFNRFQEAMRGIGLQVTDLASARRSRAPGDGDHKMPTRLTRLDFPKFNKDDVDSWIAKCERFFALDGTPEGERVTVASIAMDESSFRWFQGLEQGTVGRVAWPEFATALRSRFGVEFESPMEELKRLVQQGNLEEYHEAFDNLACRTELSESLKLQCYLGGLNPELCTGVKMFGPRTLLEAMRIAKLQERSLVLLHKKSNPVTKTFSNWFEKKGVTSTMVEKRGSDRKLVGENNQKGILGKPNYTFQKKLSPKEMDEHRAQNLCFFCHEKYTPGHDYPQRKKSQVFFMVVDGLDSEECQEVLEQDLGPEVSVPKVSLNALHGDSISLNALDGDSQYPMMRLTGWLGKKRIFLLIDTGSTHNFINQKLCHEGLSKLQCLQPVKITVADGGIIQGTGWCEGISWKMQGYTFIDSAIAIPLSSCDLILGMQWLRQWGTVSWDFTNLIMEFATGNEMVKLQAMEEKENKLVSAAKLHHMVGEDKYSYILQILPCSSEVACCTLKAQESLDSGLTVQERNVDLQAHEEAILKDYGEVFEEPAELPPFRGIHDLIILKEGSNPISLRPYRYPPAQKDVIDKMVKELLESGVIQPSSSPFASPIVLVKKKDGSWRMCVDYRKLNDLTVKAKFPIPLVEDLLDELGGAKVFSKLDLRAGYHQLRMRPEDVEKTAFQTHSGQYEYVVMPFSLTNAPSAFQGAMNAMFAPYLRKSVLIFFDDILVYSATIEGHVQHLREVFEVLKKHSFYVKKSKCAFFTPVIEYLGHFISASGVATDPTKIKVIQEWPEPTTIKQLRGFLGLTCYYRRFIKGYSIMASPLTDLLKKDGFLWSVAAADAFLKLKNALVTAPVLAIPDMQKPFTVETDASSTGIGAVLLQDHHPVAFLSKVLSPRNRLLSVYDREFLALVHAVTKWHQYLAIQPFTILTDQQSLKFLLEQRLSTPAQYRWVTKLMGLSYVIQYKKGKENVVADALSRASHGELLQLSVSSISSELWALLTQAYAADDALKLLISQVLAQPQLHTHYSVVDGLLFRKHRLVVPNDAQVRTLILEWLHSSHQGGHSGIRATMVRIKSFFYWKGLSKDVAAFIQSCETCLRCKYERVANPGL; encoded by the coding sequence ATGGCTGAAGCAACTCGATTCCAAAGCTCGATTCGTGAAGATGAGGAACGAATCATGGCTGCGATGGATCCATGCATCGCGCGTCACATGCGAGAGTTGGAGCTTCGGTTTGAAGCTCAATTCAACAGGTTTCAGGAAGCTATGCGTGGAATTGGTCTTCAGGTCACTGATTTGGCTTCTGCTCGACGAAGCAGAGCACCAGGCGATGGAGATCACAAGATGCCGACGCGTCTCACAAGGTTGGATTTTCCGAAATTCAACAAAGACGATGTCGATTCCTGGATCGCGAAGTGTGAAAGATTCTTCGCGTTGGATGGCACTCCGGAGGGCGAACGTGTCACCGTCGCCAGTATCGCCATGGACGAGAGTTCGTTCAGATGGTTTCAGGGGTTGGAGCAAGGAACGGTGGGAAGGGTGGCTTGGCCGGAGTTTGCGACTGCACTGCGATCGCGATTTGGTGTGGAATTTGAGTCGCCAATGGAGGAGCTCAAACGATTGGTGCAGCAAGGAAATCTTGAGGAGTATCATGAAGCTTTTGACAATTTAGCATGTAGAACTGAGCTTTCTGAGTCACTGAAGCTTCAGTGTTATCTTGGAGGCCTCAATCCTGAGTTATGCACTGGAGTAAAGATGTTTGGTCCTCGTACTCTACTGGAAGCAATGCGAATTGCTAAGCTGCAAGAAAGGAGTTTGGTATTACTGCACAAGAAGTCTAATCCAGTGACCAAAACCTTTAGCAATTGGTTTGAGAAGAAAGGAGTGACTTCTACAATGGTGGAAAAGAGGGGAAGTGACCGGAAATTGGTGGGAGAAAACAACCAGAAAGGTATTTTGGGGAAGCCAAATTACACTTTTCAGAAGAAACTCTCTCCCAAAGAAATGGATGAACACCGTGCTCAGAATCTGTGTTTCTTTTGCCATGAAAAGTACACTCCAGGGCATGATTATCCCCAAAGAAAGAAGTCTCAGGTTTTCTTCATGGTAGTAGATGGTCTTGATTCAGAAGAATGTCAGGAGGTATTGGAACAGGATCTTGGACCTGAGGTGAGTGTTCCTAAAGTCTCTCTTAATGCTTTACATGGTGATTCCATTTCTCTGAATGCTTTGGATGGTGATTCCCAATATCCTATGATGAGATTGACTGGATGGTTAGGCAAGAAACgaatttttttgttaatagaTACTGGTAGTACACACAACTTTATTAACCAAAAATTGTGCCATGAGGGATTGAGCAAGCTTCAGTGTTTGCAACCAGTTAAGATAACAGTTGCAGATGGGGGAATAATACAGGGTACTGGTTGGTGTGAGGGAATTTCTTGGAAAATGCAAGGTTACACTTTCATTGACAGTGCAATTGCCATACCTCTTAGTAGTTGTGATCTCATCTTAGGTATGCAGTGGCTTAGACAATGGGGTACTGTTTCATGGGACTTTACTAATTTGATCATGGAATTTGCTACGGGGAATGAGATGGTCAAGTTGCAAGCtatggaagagaaggagaacaAACTAGTTTCTGCTGCTAAATTGCACCATATGGTAGGGGAGGATAAATACAGTTACATATTACAGATTCTTCCTTGTTCTAGCGAGGTAGCTTGTTGCACTCTCAAGGCTCAGGAATCATTGGATTCTGGGTTGACAGTGCAAGAGAGGAATGTGGATCTTCAGGCTCATGAGGAAGCCATTTTGAAAGATTATGGTGAAGTGTTTGAAGAACCTGCTGAGCTGCCACCTTTCAGGGGCATTCATGATCTGATCATATTGAAAGAGGGGTCAAACCCCATTTCTCTCAGGCCTTATAGATATCCTCCTGCACAAAAGGATGTCATAGATAAAATGGTGAAGGAATTGCTTGAGTCAGGGGTAATTCAACCTAGCTCTTCTCCTTTTGCTTCTCCCATtgttttagtcaagaagaaggatggcAGCTGGAGAATGTGTGTGGACTATAGGAAGCTCAATGATCTGACTGTGAAAGCAAAGTTTCCCATTCCATTGGTGGAAGACTTATTGGATGAATTAGGGGGAGCTAAAGTTTTTTCTAAATTGGATTTAAGGGCTGGTTATCATCAGCTGAGAATGAGACCTGAGGATGTGGAGAAAACAGCATTTCAAACACACTCAGGGCAATATGAGTATGTTGTCATGCCATTTAGTCTTACAAATGCTCCCTCCGCTTTCCAAGGAGCCATGAATGCTATGTTTGCTCCATATttgaggaagagtgtgcttatATTCTTTGATGATATCTTAGTGTATAGTGCTACTATTGAGGGCCATGTCCAACACTTGAGAGAAGTCTTTGAAGTCCTTAAGAAGCATTCATTCTATGTCAAAAAGAGTAAATGTGCTTTTTTCACTCCTGTGATTGAATATTTAGGCCACTTTATTTCAGCATCAGGGGTTGCTACAGATCCTACCAAGATCAAAGTCATTCAAGAGTGGCCTGAACCAACTACAATTAAACAATTGAGAGGGTTTTTGGGACTCACATGTTATTACAGAAGGTTTATTAAGGGCTATAGTATCATGGCCTCACCATTAACAGACCTTTTGAAGAAAGATGGCTTCCTTTGGTCAGTTGCAGCTGCAGATGCTTTCCTAAAACTCAAAAATGCATTGGTTACAGCTCCTGTCCTTGCTATTCCAGATATGCAGAAACCTTTTACAGTGGAAACTGATGCTTCCAGTACTGGCATTGGGGCTGTTCTACTTCAGGATCACCACCCTGTGGCCTTTCTTAGTAAGGTCTTATCCCCTAGAAACAGATTGTTGTCAGTATATGATCGGGAATTTTTGGCTCTGGTCCATGCAGTTACCAAATGGCATCAGTATTTGGCTATCCAGCCATTTACTATTCTTACTGATCAGCAGAGCTTGAAATTCTTATTGGAGCAGAGATTGTCTACTCCAGCTCAATATAGGTGGGTTACTAAGTTGATGGGTTTGTCCTATGTAATTCAGTACAAAAAGGGTAAGGAAAATGTGGTAGCTGATGCTCTTTCTAGAGCCTCTCATGGAGAATTATTGCAGCTTTCAGTCTCTTCCATATCTTCAGAACTGTGGGCCTTACTTACTCAAGCTTATGCAGCTGATGATGCTCTTAAGCTCCTTATTTCTCAGGTTCTGGCTCAACCCCAGCTGCATACTCACTACTCTGTGGTGGATGGTTTGCTGTTTAGGAAACATAGACTCGTGGTTCCTAATGATGCCCAAGTTAGGACCTTAATCTTGGAGTGGCTTCATTCCTCTCATCAAGGAGGTCATTCTGGCATAAGGGCTACTATGGTTAGGATTAAGTCTTTCTTTTACTGGAAAGGGCTTAGTAAGGATGTAGCTGCATTCATCCAATCATGTGAGACTTGTCTCAGGTGTAAGTATGAGAGAGTTGCTAATCCTGGTTTGTAG